A single genomic interval of Microbacterium oleivorans harbors:
- a CDS encoding long-chain-fatty-acid--CoA ligase, producing MTTYDPPRPWIASYAEGVPEDLPPIDGSLVDIVATSAREHPDAPALEFFGRTMSYRQLQDRIDRAAAYLRDAGVRRGDRVAIVLPNCPQHIVAFYAVLRLGAVVIEHNPLYTPREMRKQFEDHGAKVAIVWSKLVSVLLEFPDDLALRAVIAVDITTAMPLHTRAALRLPIAKARASREALTASVPRSRVHGFWSDAERHAPLPPTHVGPTTGDLALIQYTSGTTGTPKGAALTHRNLLANAAQARAWVPTVSRGEGCVVYAVLPMFHAYGLTLCLTFAMSMGARLVLFPKFDPDLVLAAHKRHPATFLPLVPPIAERLLAAADAAGVSLAGTEVAISGAMALPHDLVVPFEAQTGGYLVEGYGLSECSPVLMANPVAENRVPGTVGLPLPGTECRVVDPDDPTVDVEPGGRGELIVRGPQVFSGYYGKPEETEKVFVDGWFRTGDIVTIDDGGFVRIVDRIKELIITGGFNVAPTEVEIALRQHPQVADAAVVGLPSEHSGEDVVAAIVAVPGATIDEADVREFCRGILTPYKVPRRIVTVDELPKSMIGKVLRRQVRDRLLTH from the coding sequence GTGACGACCTACGACCCGCCACGTCCCTGGATCGCCAGCTACGCCGAGGGAGTTCCGGAGGACCTTCCCCCGATCGACGGCTCGCTGGTCGACATCGTCGCGACCTCCGCCCGCGAGCATCCGGACGCTCCGGCACTGGAGTTCTTCGGCCGCACGATGTCCTATCGCCAGCTGCAGGACCGCATCGACCGCGCTGCCGCCTATCTCCGCGACGCAGGCGTGCGCCGTGGCGATCGTGTGGCGATCGTGCTGCCGAACTGTCCCCAGCACATCGTCGCGTTCTATGCCGTGCTGCGCCTGGGCGCGGTGGTCATCGAGCACAACCCGCTGTACACGCCGCGCGAGATGCGCAAGCAGTTCGAGGATCACGGCGCGAAGGTCGCCATCGTGTGGAGCAAGCTCGTCTCGGTCCTGCTCGAGTTCCCGGACGACCTCGCACTGCGCGCCGTGATCGCCGTCGACATCACGACGGCGATGCCGCTGCACACGCGAGCCGCGCTGCGATTGCCCATCGCCAAGGCCCGGGCATCGAGGGAGGCGCTCACCGCGTCGGTGCCACGCTCGCGTGTGCACGGGTTCTGGTCGGATGCCGAGCGGCACGCGCCGCTCCCGCCGACGCACGTCGGCCCCACCACCGGCGACCTGGCGTTGATCCAGTACACCAGCGGCACCACCGGCACGCCCAAGGGCGCGGCCCTGACGCACCGCAACCTCCTCGCGAACGCGGCCCAGGCGCGGGCGTGGGTGCCGACCGTCTCACGCGGCGAGGGCTGCGTGGTCTACGCGGTGCTGCCGATGTTCCACGCATACGGGCTCACGCTCTGCCTGACCTTCGCAATGTCGATGGGCGCGCGTCTCGTGCTGTTCCCGAAGTTCGACCCGGACCTGGTGCTGGCCGCGCACAAGCGTCACCCGGCGACCTTCCTCCCCCTCGTGCCGCCCATCGCGGAGCGACTGCTCGCCGCCGCGGATGCCGCGGGGGTCTCGCTCGCGGGAACCGAGGTCGCGATCTCCGGCGCGATGGCGCTGCCCCACGATCTCGTGGTCCCGTTCGAGGCGCAGACCGGCGGCTACCTCGTGGAGGGTTACGGACTCTCCGAGTGCTCGCCCGTGCTGATGGCGAATCCGGTCGCCGAGAATCGCGTGCCCGGGACGGTCGGACTGCCGCTGCCGGGAACCGAGTGCCGGGTGGTCGATCCCGACGACCCGACCGTCGACGTCGAGCCGGGCGGCCGCGGAGAACTCATCGTTCGCGGCCCGCAGGTCTTCAGCGGCTACTACGGCAAGCCGGAGGAGACCGAGAAGGTGTTCGTCGACGGCTGGTTCCGCACCGGAGACATCGTCACGATCGACGACGGCGGTTTCGTCCGTATCGTCGACCGGATCAAGGAACTCATCATCACCGGCGGCTTCAACGTCGCTCCGACCGAGGTCGAGATCGCGCTGCGCCAGCACCCGCAGGTCGCCGATGCCGCCGTCGTGGGCCTGCCCAGCGAGCATTCCGGCGAAGACGTCGTAGCGGCGATCGTGGCCGTCCCGGGAGCGACGATCGATGAAGCCGACGTGCGCGAGTTCTGCCGCGGCATCCTGACTCCCTACAAGGTGCCCCGCCGCATCGTGACGGTCGACGAGCTTCCCAAGTCGATGATCGGCAAGGTGTTGCGCCGTCAGGTGCGCGATCGCCTGCTCACTCACTGA
- the gatC gene encoding Asp-tRNA(Asn)/Glu-tRNA(Gln) amidotransferase subunit GatC: MSEITPDLVRHLGVLARIQLSDDEVERLTGQLDAIVDNIAKVSEVATPDVPATSHPIALENVFREDVPGQMLTVEQVLLNAPERSDDRFRVTAILGEEQ; this comes from the coding sequence GTGTCTGAAATCACCCCCGATCTCGTGCGCCATCTCGGCGTGCTCGCCCGGATCCAGCTGAGCGACGACGAGGTCGAGCGCCTCACCGGTCAGCTCGACGCGATCGTCGACAACATCGCCAAGGTGTCGGAGGTGGCAACCCCCGACGTCCCGGCGACGAGTCACCCCATCGCCCTGGAGAACGTCTTCCGTGAGGACGTTCCCGGCCAGATGCTGACGGTCGAGCAGGTGCTGCTGAATGCACCCGAGCGCAGCGACGACCGGTTCCGCGTCACCGCGATCCTGGGGGAGGAGCAGTGA
- the gatA gene encoding Asp-tRNA(Asn)/Glu-tRNA(Gln) amidotransferase subunit GatA has translation MSDLIRLTAAELSARLADGSVSSVEATRAHLDRIAAVDGDVHAFLHVSDHALDVAASIDARRAAGDELGELAGVPLAIKDVLVTTDMPSTSGSKILEGFMSPYDATVVARARAAGLVPLGKTNMDEFAMGSSTEHSAYGPTRNPWDLDRIPGGSGGGSAAAVAAFEAPIALGSDTGGSIRQPAHVTGTVGVKPTYGGVSRYGSIALASSLDQVGPVSRTVLDSALLHDVIGGHDAHDSTSLDERWPSFAAAARDGARGDVLRGLKVGVIRELDDAGFQPGVSTSFRASLAAMEAQGAELVEISAPHFEYGVAAYYLILPAEASSNLAKFDSVRFGMRLDVPGGTVEDVMSATRDAGFGDEVKRRIILGTYALSAGYYDAYYGSAQKVRTLIQRDFDDAFARVDVIATPSAPTTAFRLGEQLDDPLQMYLNDVTTIPVNLAGVPGISIPSGLAEDDGLPVGIQFIAPARQDAQLYRVGAALEALLVDSWGGPLLDRAPILGGAR, from the coding sequence GTGAGCGATCTGATCCGGCTCACCGCGGCCGAGCTGTCGGCCCGGCTCGCCGACGGCAGTGTCAGCAGCGTCGAGGCCACCCGCGCGCACCTCGACCGCATCGCCGCCGTCGACGGCGACGTCCACGCCTTCCTGCACGTCTCGGACCACGCTCTCGACGTCGCCGCCTCCATCGATGCCCGCCGTGCGGCGGGCGACGAGCTGGGCGAGCTGGCGGGAGTGCCGCTGGCGATCAAGGACGTCCTCGTCACCACCGACATGCCCTCCACGAGCGGATCGAAGATCCTCGAGGGCTTCATGTCGCCCTACGACGCCACCGTCGTCGCGCGCGCTCGCGCTGCCGGTCTGGTGCCGCTGGGCAAGACCAACATGGACGAGTTCGCGATGGGCTCGTCCACCGAGCACTCCGCATACGGTCCCACCCGCAACCCCTGGGACCTCGACCGCATCCCGGGCGGGTCCGGGGGTGGATCGGCCGCGGCCGTCGCGGCGTTCGAGGCGCCCATCGCGCTCGGCTCCGACACGGGTGGATCGATCCGTCAGCCGGCGCACGTCACCGGCACGGTGGGCGTGAAGCCGACCTACGGTGGCGTGAGCCGCTACGGTTCGATCGCCCTGGCCTCGAGCCTCGACCAGGTCGGCCCCGTCTCACGCACCGTGCTCGACTCGGCCCTCCTGCACGATGTGATCGGCGGACACGACGCGCACGACTCCACCTCGCTGGACGAGCGCTGGCCGTCGTTCGCTGCCGCTGCCCGCGACGGAGCGCGCGGTGACGTTCTGCGCGGGCTGAAGGTCGGCGTCATCCGCGAGCTCGACGACGCCGGGTTCCAGCCGGGTGTGAGCACATCGTTCCGGGCGTCGCTGGCGGCGATGGAGGCGCAGGGCGCCGAGCTCGTCGAGATCAGCGCCCCCCATTTCGAGTACGGCGTGGCCGCCTACTACCTGATCCTCCCCGCCGAGGCCTCCAGCAACCTCGCGAAGTTCGACTCGGTGCGCTTCGGCATGCGCCTCGACGTGCCCGGCGGCACGGTCGAGGATGTGATGTCCGCGACGCGCGATGCGGGCTTCGGCGACGAGGTCAAGCGCCGCATCATCCTGGGCACCTACGCGCTGTCGGCCGGCTACTACGACGCCTACTACGGCAGCGCTCAGAAGGTGCGGACTCTGATCCAGCGCGACTTCGACGACGCGTTCGCCCGCGTCGACGTCATCGCGACCCCCTCGGCCCCGACGACGGCGTTCCGGCTCGGTGAACAGCTGGACGACCCGCTGCAGATGTACCTCAACGACGTCACGACGATCCCGGTGAACCTCGCCGGCGTCCCGGGCATCTCGATCCCCTCGGGTCTGGCGGAGGACGACGGTCTTCCCGTCGGCATCCAGTTCATCGCCCCGGCCCGGCAGGACGCTCAGCTGTACCGCGTCGGCGCCGCGCTCGAGGCGTTGCTCGTCGACAGCTGGGGCGGTCCGCTGCTGGACCGCGCACCGATCCTGGGAGGGGCACGCTGA
- the gatB gene encoding Asp-tRNA(Asn)/Glu-tRNA(Gln) amidotransferase subunit GatB, whose amino-acid sequence MAAKVALMDFDEALELFEPVLGFEVHVELNTRTKMFSPAANPAHRDNHDAAPNTLVAPVDMGLPGALPVVNATAIRSSISLGLALGCSIAPSSRFARKNYFYPDLGKNYQISQYDEPIAFEGSVDVELADGTIVTVPIERAHMEEDAGKLTHMGGSTGRIQGAEFSLVDYNRAGVPLVEIVTKPIFGAEHRAPEIAKAYVRTIRDIVIGLGISEARLERGNLRCDANVSLRPRGQEKLGTRTETKNVNSMRSVERAVRYEIQRQAAILAGGGTITQETRHWHEDTGTTSPGRPKSDADDYRYFPEPDLLPVAPSLELIEELRAALPEPPAARRRRLQGEWGFTDLEFQDVVNGGLLAEVDATVAAGASPASARKWWTGEITRIANARGDEPQSLVAPVDVAALQRLVDAGTLTDKLARQVLEGVVAGEGTPQEVVDARGLAVVSDDGALIAAIDDALASQPDVLAKIRDGKVQAAGAVIGAVMKAMKGQADAARVRELILERANQ is encoded by the coding sequence ATGGCTGCCAAGGTCGCACTGATGGACTTCGACGAGGCGCTGGAGCTGTTCGAGCCCGTGCTCGGATTCGAGGTGCACGTCGAGCTGAACACCCGCACGAAGATGTTCTCCCCGGCGGCGAACCCGGCGCACCGCGACAACCACGACGCCGCACCGAACACGCTCGTCGCGCCCGTCGACATGGGTCTTCCGGGGGCGCTGCCGGTCGTCAACGCGACGGCGATCCGCTCGTCGATCAGCCTGGGGCTCGCATTGGGCTGCTCGATCGCGCCGTCCAGCCGGTTCGCGCGGAAAAACTACTTCTACCCCGATCTCGGCAAGAACTACCAGATCTCGCAGTACGACGAACCGATCGCCTTCGAGGGCTCGGTCGACGTCGAGCTCGCCGACGGGACGATCGTCACGGTTCCGATCGAGCGCGCCCATATGGAGGAGGACGCGGGCAAGCTGACCCACATGGGCGGTTCGACCGGCCGCATCCAGGGCGCGGAGTTCTCGCTCGTGGACTACAACCGTGCCGGGGTTCCCCTCGTCGAGATCGTCACCAAGCCCATCTTCGGTGCCGAGCACCGCGCGCCCGAGATCGCCAAGGCGTACGTCCGGACCATCCGCGACATCGTCATCGGCCTGGGTATCTCCGAGGCACGCCTCGAGCGGGGCAACCTCCGCTGCGACGCCAACGTGTCGCTGCGGCCCCGCGGGCAGGAGAAGCTCGGCACCCGCACCGAGACCAAGAACGTCAACTCGATGCGTTCGGTCGAGCGGGCCGTGCGCTATGAGATCCAGCGCCAGGCGGCCATCCTCGCCGGCGGCGGCACGATCACCCAGGAGACGCGTCACTGGCACGAGGACACCGGCACGACCTCCCCGGGGCGCCCGAAGTCCGATGCCGACGACTACCGGTATTTCCCCGAGCCCGACCTGCTCCCCGTCGCGCCCTCGCTCGAACTGATCGAGGAGCTGCGCGCCGCGCTGCCCGAGCCGCCCGCCGCGCGCCGACGGCGGCTCCAGGGCGAGTGGGGCTTCACCGACCTGGAGTTCCAGGACGTGGTCAACGGTGGGCTGCTGGCCGAGGTCGACGCCACCGTGGCGGCCGGCGCCTCGCCCGCCTCGGCTCGCAAGTGGTGGACGGGCGAGATCACCCGTATCGCCAACGCCCGGGGCGACGAGCCGCAGTCGCTGGTCGCTCCCGTCGACGTGGCGGCGCTGCAGCGGCTCGTGGACGCCGGCACCCTGACCGACAAGCTCGCCCGTCAGGTGCTCGAGGGGGTCGTGGCCGGGGAGGGGACCCCCCAGGAGGTCGTGGACGCCCGGGGCCTCGCCGTCGTCTCGGACGACGGCGCGCTCATCGCGGCAATCGACGACGCTCTCGCGTCGCAGCCGGACGTCCTCGCGAAGATCCGCGACGGCAAGGTGCAGGCTGCGGGAGCCGTCATCGGCGCCGTGATGAAGGCCATGAAGGGGCAGGCGGATGCCGCGCGCGTGCGCGAGCTGATCCTCGAGCGCGCCAACCAGTAA
- the dinB gene encoding DNA polymerase IV gives MGRGDGSGRLVSPIDADDTGTRILHVDMDAFYAAVAVLDDPSLAGKPIIVGGVERRGVVSSASYEARRFGVRSAMPVARALQLCPQAIVVPTTFERYAELSRRVMDVFRSITPLVEPLSIDEAFLDVGGARRLWGSPREIAHLIRRRVHDETGLTCSVGVAATKHVAKMASTVSKPDGLLVVAAADTLRFLGARPVGAMWGVGPKAAEALLGRGIRTIADVWDTPRSVLDRVLGPAMGERVWHLSRGHDAREVQTERVEKSISHEETFSHDVTDVTVLRSELRRLADRVGARLRGGGWEAGTVSIKVRLTDFSTFSRSQTLPLPTNVGQRIGSAAIDLLGSVDLSQPVRLIGVRAEKLRPDGSAGLTLWDDDEEWRRVDDALDGARARFGRGAVTRASVLGPRRDVGAMPTNPRMDPDG, from the coding sequence ATGGGACGCGGAGACGGATCGGGACGCCTCGTGTCGCCGATCGATGCGGACGACACCGGCACCCGCATCCTCCACGTCGACATGGATGCGTTCTACGCCGCCGTCGCCGTGCTCGACGACCCGTCGCTGGCGGGCAAGCCCATCATCGTCGGCGGCGTCGAGCGCCGCGGCGTCGTCTCGAGTGCGTCCTACGAGGCGCGGCGCTTCGGCGTGCGCTCCGCGATGCCGGTGGCGCGGGCACTGCAGCTGTGCCCGCAGGCGATCGTCGTGCCGACCACCTTCGAGCGATACGCGGAGCTCTCCCGTCGTGTGATGGATGTGTTCCGCTCCATCACACCTTTGGTCGAGCCCCTGTCGATCGACGAGGCGTTCCTCGACGTCGGCGGCGCACGCCGGCTGTGGGGAAGCCCGCGGGAGATCGCGCACCTCATCCGGCGACGGGTGCACGATGAGACCGGGCTGACCTGCAGCGTCGGGGTCGCGGCCACCAAGCACGTGGCCAAGATGGCTTCGACCGTGTCGAAGCCCGACGGTCTCCTCGTCGTCGCCGCGGCCGACACGCTCCGCTTCCTGGGCGCGCGCCCGGTGGGCGCGATGTGGGGCGTCGGGCCCAAGGCGGCCGAGGCTCTGCTGGGGCGCGGCATCCGCACCATCGCGGACGTGTGGGACACCCCGCGCTCCGTGCTCGATCGCGTGCTCGGCCCCGCGATGGGCGAGCGGGTCTGGCACCTGTCGCGCGGCCACGACGCTCGTGAGGTGCAGACCGAACGAGTGGAGAAGAGCATCTCGCACGAGGAGACGTTCTCGCACGATGTCACCGACGTCACCGTTCTCCGCTCCGAGCTGCGCCGACTCGCCGACCGGGTAGGCGCGCGGCTCCGGGGTGGCGGCTGGGAGGCGGGGACGGTCTCGATCAAGGTGCGGCTCACGGACTTCTCGACGTTCAGTCGCTCGCAGACTCTGCCGTTGCCGACCAACGTCGGCCAGCGCATCGGCTCGGCCGCCATCGATCTCCTCGGCAGTGTCGATCTCTCGCAGCCCGTGCGGCTGATCGGCGTCCGCGCCGAGAAGCTCCGCCCCGACGGCTCGGCGGGACTCACGCTCTGGGATGACGACGAGGAGTGGCGCCGCGTCGATGACGCGCTCGATGGGGCTCGCGCGCGCTTCGGGCGTGGTGCGGTGACCCGGGCGAGCGTTCTGGGTCCGCGGCGCGATGTCGGCGCCATGCCCACCAATCCCCGGATGGATCCGGACGGCTGA
- a CDS encoding DUF2017 family protein, which translates to MISPVRIDLPAAEAGYLMELVEQYRDLVSAPADPLDPAASRLFPDAYPDEAAASAEFRELTRDDVSATRIADADRVIHALAPLTDTTAGTPSELTLDAASQTAWLRTLTGLRLVLAARIGIDDESIMPVGDPRFDVYEWLGYRQELLLRAMDT; encoded by the coding sequence GTGATCTCACCGGTGCGCATCGATCTACCCGCCGCCGAGGCCGGCTATCTGATGGAGCTGGTCGAGCAGTACCGCGATCTCGTCAGTGCCCCCGCCGATCCTCTCGACCCCGCGGCATCCCGCCTCTTCCCCGACGCCTATCCCGACGAGGCTGCGGCATCCGCGGAGTTCCGCGAACTGACGCGCGACGACGTGTCGGCGACGCGTATCGCCGATGCCGACCGTGTCATCCACGCCCTCGCTCCGCTGACCGACACGACGGCCGGCACGCCCTCCGAGTTGACGCTCGACGCCGCGTCGCAGACGGCGTGGCTGCGCACTCTGACGGGACTCCGTCTGGTGCTCGCGGCGCGGATCGGCATCGACGACGAGAGCATCATGCCGGTCGGCGATCCGCGCTTCGACGTGTACGAGTGGCTCGGCTACCGGCAGGAGTTGCTGCTGCGGGCGATGGACACCTGA
- the clpS gene encoding ATP-dependent Clp protease adapter ClpS has product MGMMSTALPDLDIESDLRAAPDTPWQTVVWNDPVNLMSYVVHVFRTYFGHSPERANALMLAVHHEGHAVVAEGSRELMEAHVRAMHEYGLWATVRRADS; this is encoded by the coding sequence ATGGGCATGATGAGCACGGCTCTCCCCGACCTCGACATCGAGTCGGACCTCCGCGCGGCGCCCGACACCCCCTGGCAGACCGTGGTCTGGAACGACCCGGTGAACCTCATGTCGTATGTGGTGCACGTCTTCCGCACCTACTTCGGCCACTCCCCCGAGCGCGCGAACGCCCTCATGCTCGCGGTGCATCACGAGGGGCACGCCGTGGTCGCCGAGGGGTCGCGCGAGCTCATGGAGGCACATGTGCGCGCCATGCACGAGTACGGATTGTGGGCCACCGTGCGGCGGGCCGATTCGTGA
- a CDS encoding metallopeptidase family protein produces the protein MIEMDAGEFELLVTAELDRLPDDMVEGLDNVIFVVEDRPEDGSLDLLGLYDGFALTERDRYGSGELPDRIIVYREPHLHAVDDVEALRDEVHTTLVHEIAHFYGIDDDRLHELGWA, from the coding sequence ATGATCGAGATGGATGCTGGGGAGTTCGAGCTCCTCGTCACAGCGGAACTCGATCGCCTCCCCGACGACATGGTCGAGGGCCTCGACAACGTGATCTTCGTCGTCGAGGACCGCCCCGAGGACGGCAGTCTCGATCTTCTCGGACTGTACGACGGCTTCGCGCTGACCGAACGAGACCGCTACGGGTCCGGTGAGTTGCCCGACCGGATCATCGTCTACCGCGAGCCGCACCTGCACGCCGTCGACGACGTCGAGGCGCTTCGCGACGAGGTGCACACCACCCTCGTCCACGAGATCGCGCATTTCTACGGCATCGACGACGATCGCCTGCACGAGCTGGGATGGGCATGA
- the orn gene encoding oligoribonuclease encodes MVGTAENDRLVWIDCEMTGLDLSVDELVEVAVIVTDYDLRPLDEGFQLVIAPSDAARANMGEFVTAMHESSGLLAELDDGVPLEAAEEAVLAYIQRFVPEGKAALAGNTIGTDRMFLAKYMPRVDSWLHYRNVDVSSIKELSRRWFPRAYFQAPAKDGGHRALADIKESIRELAYYRTAVFVPAPGPSSDEARTAAEAAVSSYAPSV; translated from the coding sequence ATGGTGGGAACAGCCGAGAACGATCGTCTCGTATGGATCGACTGCGAGATGACGGGGCTGGATCTCAGCGTCGACGAGCTCGTCGAGGTCGCCGTGATCGTGACGGACTACGACCTGCGACCCCTCGACGAGGGGTTCCAGCTCGTGATCGCCCCCAGCGACGCCGCGCGCGCCAACATGGGCGAGTTCGTCACCGCGATGCACGAGTCCTCCGGCCTCCTGGCCGAACTCGACGACGGAGTACCGCTCGAAGCGGCTGAGGAAGCGGTCCTGGCCTACATCCAGCGCTTCGTCCCCGAGGGCAAGGCGGCGCTGGCCGGCAACACCATCGGCACAGACCGCATGTTCCTCGCCAAGTACATGCCGCGGGTCGACTCCTGGCTTCACTACCGCAACGTCGACGTCTCGAGCATCAAGGAGCTGTCGCGGCGCTGGTTCCCGCGGGCGTACTTCCAGGCGCCGGCGAAAGACGGCGGTCATCGCGCCCTCGCCGACATCAAGGAGTCCATCCGCGAGCTCGCCTACTACCGGACGGCCGTCTTCGTTCCCGCGCCGGGCCCCAGCAGCGACGAGGCACGCACCGCCGCCGAGGCGGCTGTGTCGTCGTACGCCCCGTCCGTGTAA
- a CDS encoding methyltransferase, protein MNTQTHSTALWVAYGPGGVVGMIRHSGDEYTVTMAGADAELGSYPTMDIAKRALHAHLSPGSDWPTFREH, encoded by the coding sequence ATGAACACGCAGACGCACTCCACCGCCCTCTGGGTCGCTTACGGTCCCGGTGGCGTCGTGGGGATGATCCGCCACAGCGGCGACGAGTACACGGTCACCATGGCCGGCGCCGACGCCGAGCTCGGTTCGTATCCCACGATGGACATCGCCAAGCGGGCGCTTCACGCGCATCTGTCGCCGGGATCGGACTGGCCTACGTTCCGGGAGCACTGA
- the yczE gene encoding membrane protein YczE, whose amino-acid sequence MITRIVQLLVGLVLFGAGCAVMIDAGIGLDPWTVFAEGVSRNTGLGIGWVVNLTGLAVLMLWIPLRQRPGIGTVANILLVGTALQATLPLLGTPEHWIGRVAMFLAGALLVGVASGIYIGARLGPGPRDGLMTGLHQRWGWPIWVGRLSVEATVLIVGWLLGGTVGVGTVLFALLIGPVVHVSLPLFDRHRSTTHRPPGGTPVALSAPGT is encoded by the coding sequence GTGATCACGCGCATCGTCCAGCTCCTCGTCGGCCTCGTCCTCTTCGGCGCGGGCTGTGCCGTCATGATCGACGCGGGGATCGGGCTGGACCCGTGGACCGTCTTCGCCGAGGGCGTCAGCCGCAATACCGGACTCGGCATCGGCTGGGTGGTGAACCTCACCGGGCTCGCCGTGCTGATGCTGTGGATCCCGCTCCGCCAGCGCCCCGGCATCGGCACCGTCGCGAACATCCTGCTCGTCGGCACGGCGCTCCAAGCGACGCTCCCCCTCCTCGGCACGCCGGAGCACTGGATCGGCCGCGTGGCGATGTTCCTGGCCGGCGCGTTGCTCGTCGGCGTCGCCTCGGGCATCTACATCGGAGCGCGCCTCGGACCCGGCCCCCGCGACGGGCTCATGACGGGGCTCCATCAGCGATGGGGATGGCCGATCTGGGTCGGTCGACTGAGCGTCGAGGCGACCGTGCTGATCGTGGGCTGGCTCCTCGGTGGCACCGTCGGCGTCGGCACTGTCCTGTTCGCACTGCTCATCGGACCCGTGGTCCACGTGAGCCTGCCGCTGTTCGACCGCCATCGGTCGACGACGCACCGACCGCCCGGCGGCACGCCGGTCGCGCTCAGTGCTCCCGGAACGTAG
- the yczR gene encoding MocR-like transcription factor YczR, protein MHSRISARALFVALGGWRTREPAYEALADGIRLLCLDNRIAARTLLPAERVLADTLHVSRTTVASAYASLRDTGHIESVRGSGSVTTAQPAPGGGTVLAAPGSIDLQQASPSAWPGLAGVIAETATDAATLVSRTGYDTLGSTELRAAIAERYASRGLPTSADQILVTAGAQAAIHLIAEVLLMRGDRVLIETPTYPHAAEALREAGARLVTVPVTTAEGWDIERLREAARRTGPALAYLMPTFQNPTGRTMSREEEAAVWDATRRGCTLVVDDTTADLSFGELPPLALLHDEVIRVGSLGKTVWGGLRVGWVRATPEVVHRLHSGRPARDLGTPEFEQAVAAKLMARMPEILPQRAQLLSAGYRSLRAALQRALPEWDVPEVGGGVALWVGLPAPLSSPLVLGARGQSVYLSAGSRFAVDGNHENRLRIPFTAPPAALEHAVDVLADVWDRVCAGLPTNGPPPVDALV, encoded by the coding sequence ATGCATTCCCGCATCTCCGCTCGCGCCCTCTTCGTCGCCCTCGGTGGGTGGCGGACGCGCGAGCCGGCCTACGAGGCGCTGGCGGACGGCATCCGCCTGCTGTGTCTCGACAACCGCATCGCGGCACGAACGCTGCTGCCCGCGGAGCGCGTGCTGGCCGACACGCTGCACGTCAGTCGCACCACGGTCGCGAGTGCGTACGCGAGTCTTCGCGACACCGGTCACATCGAGAGCGTGCGGGGCTCGGGCAGCGTCACGACCGCTCAGCCCGCGCCCGGTGGTGGAACCGTACTGGCGGCCCCCGGCTCGATCGACCTGCAGCAGGCGAGCCCGAGCGCGTGGCCCGGACTGGCGGGCGTCATCGCGGAGACGGCGACGGATGCCGCGACCCTCGTGTCGCGGACGGGGTACGACACCCTCGGCTCGACCGAACTGCGTGCGGCCATCGCGGAGCGCTACGCGAGCCGCGGTCTGCCCACGTCCGCCGATCAGATTCTGGTGACGGCGGGTGCGCAGGCGGCCATCCACCTGATCGCCGAGGTGCTCCTGATGCGTGGCGACCGCGTGCTCATCGAGACCCCGACGTACCCCCACGCGGCTGAGGCGCTGCGCGAGGCGGGAGCGCGTCTCGTGACCGTTCCGGTGACGACGGCGGAAGGATGGGACATCGAGCGTCTGCGCGAGGCGGCACGTCGCACCGGGCCGGCGCTCGCCTACCTGATGCCGACCTTTCAGAATCCCACCGGGCGCACCATGAGTCGGGAGGAGGAGGCCGCCGTCTGGGATGCCACGCGGCGGGGCTGCACGCTCGTCGTCGATGACACCACCGCCGATCTGTCGTTCGGAGAACTGCCACCGCTGGCGTTGCTTCACGATGAGGTCATCCGGGTCGGTTCGCTCGGCAAGACCGTGTGGGGCGGCCTGCGGGTCGGGTGGGTGCGAGCGACCCCCGAGGTGGTGCACCGGCTGCACTCGGGCCGTCCCGCTCGTGACCTCGGCACGCCCGAGTTCGAGCAGGCGGTCGCTGCCAAGCTCATGGCCCGGATGCCGGAGATCCTTCCGCAGCGTGCGCAACTGCTTTCGGCCGGCTACCGGTCGCTGCGCGCAGCCCTGCAACGCGCGCTGCCGGAGTGGGACGTGCCCGAGGTCGGCGGAGGCGTCGCCCTGTGGGTGGGGCTCCCGGCCCCGCTGAGTTCGCCCCTGGTGCTCGGGGCTCGGGGCCAGTCGGTGTATCTGAGCGCCGGATCCCGGTTCGCCGTCGACGGCAACCACGAGAACCGGCTGCGCATCCCGTTCACGGCGCCGCCCGCGGCGCTCGAGCACGCGGTCGACGTGCTCGCGGACGTCTGGGATCGGGTGTGCGCCGGATTGCCCACGAACGGCCCGCCGCCGGTCGACGCGCTCGTATGA